The following are encoded together in the Halopseudomonas salegens genome:
- a CDS encoding peptidylprolyl isomerase produces the protein MPFKLYTAVLSLCAGLFITSAQAQVVPLDRVAAIVDNDVVMLSQVQQRVDNVRRQVSEQGGEIPPADVLRQQVLEQLILESIQLQMGDRAGIRIDDNSLNQTMQQLAQRNGVTLDEFRAALERDGISYAAAREQVRREMIISRVRQRRVAERIQVSDQEVRNFLNSELGRTQLAEEFRLAMIILPLDEYASAEEEARIRAAADDIYQELQAGADFADLARSHAGGDLGLEGGELGWRKANQLPGAFASAVSELDVGEITRPLRSPSGLHILKLLEERGGDGQLVTEYQVRHILIRPSEIRSENETAQLIQRLYERIRNGESFENLARAFSEDPGSALNGGSMGWTTADSVVPEFAEVMTTLPEGQVSRPLETQYGWHIIEVTDQRRVDMTDDMREQQATSLLQNRKFDDELQTWLLEIRQDAYVEIKI, from the coding sequence ATGCCTTTTAAGCTTTACACCGCAGTCCTCAGCCTGTGCGCAGGCCTGTTTATCACTAGCGCACAGGCACAGGTGGTGCCACTGGACCGGGTTGCCGCCATTGTCGATAACGACGTGGTCATGCTCAGCCAGGTGCAGCAACGGGTGGATAATGTACGCCGCCAGGTCAGCGAACAGGGCGGTGAAATACCCCCGGCAGACGTGCTGCGCCAACAGGTACTCGAACAACTGATTCTGGAAAGCATCCAGTTGCAGATGGGTGACCGGGCCGGTATCCGCATTGACGACAACAGCCTGAACCAGACCATGCAACAACTGGCTCAACGCAATGGCGTAACCCTTGACGAGTTTCGTGCCGCGCTGGAACGGGATGGCATCAGCTATGCCGCAGCCCGTGAACAGGTGCGCCGGGAAATGATCATCAGCCGGGTGCGTCAGCGCCGGGTAGCCGAGCGCATTCAGGTCAGCGACCAGGAAGTGCGCAACTTCCTCAACTCGGAGCTGGGTCGCACGCAGCTGGCCGAGGAATTCCGTCTGGCAATGATCATCCTGCCCCTGGATGAGTATGCCAGCGCCGAAGAAGAAGCCCGCATCCGTGCTGCTGCAGACGATATTTATCAGGAACTGCAGGCCGGTGCGGACTTTGCCGATCTGGCGCGCAGCCACGCGGGTGGCGACCTGGGTCTGGAAGGTGGCGAGCTTGGCTGGCGCAAGGCAAACCAGTTGCCCGGCGCCTTTGCCAGTGCCGTCAGTGAGCTGGACGTTGGTGAAATTACCCGCCCGCTGCGCTCGCCCTCTGGCCTGCATATTCTCAAGTTGCTGGAGGAGCGCGGTGGTGATGGTCAACTGGTCACCGAGTACCAGGTTCGCCATATCCTGATCCGCCCCAGCGAAATCCGTAGCGAGAATGAAACAGCACAACTGATCCAGCGTCTGTACGAACGCATCCGCAATGGCGAATCCTTCGAAAATCTGGCCCGCGCCTTCTCGGAAGACCCGGGCAGTGCGCTGAATGGCGGCAGCATGGGCTGGACCACCGCTGACAGTGTGGTGCCGGAGTTCGCTGAAGTCATGACCACCTTGCCCGAAGGGCAGGTATCGCGCCCACTGGAAACCCAGTACGGCTGGCACATCATCGAAGTGACCGACCAGCGTCGCGTGGACATGACTGACGACATGCGTGAGCAACAAGCCACCAGCTTGCTGCAAAATCGCAAATTCGATGACGAACTGCAGACCTGGCTGCTGGAGATTCGCCAGGATGCCTACGTCGAGATCAAGATCTAG
- a CDS encoding LPS-assembly protein LptD — protein MAYRSPPFALRFPLLLAGSVLLAQPMTTLAQQVDCRASADGQGWDCSPHTATSPLPPRPQRPTAAPQDAAPTATETANTRQPATPAAADTAYRHLDWVSREELSPDMQARIAPYCGGTYVEPPRSGRDDTTAPDQLTVFAEADTGQFAQSQDVGELTGNVLLNRGQLQAESQQASFDRTSNRITLSEEVRLRDRGMLLLADRAELETDTGATRVEGAEYVLHAQHARGTAARIDRREDAVILLNDATYTTCEPGNNAWALHGKEVELNQEEGWGQARNVTLRVKDFPVFYTPYIRFPIDDRRQSGFLVPSISASSNSGSELTVPYYFNLAPNYDATLYPQLLSDRGLLMEGEFRYLTGRSEGQFAAAALDDREKERKEQSKYRSERWMYSWQHQTDITPRLLASVDYTDISDPYYFQDLSTNTGINTGSFLDQRGNLSWRGNNFIAGLNLHAYERATVTDITPYDRLPQVTLDGAVPGMPFGLKASYGSEYVRFERNLMSGFFTDRDGNTGTPDQRWYDDRLTGLTRAEGERVHIEPAISLPLRAEWGYVTPSVKFAYTRYDLSLDGQGRSTLLPDERYQSSQDRSIPIFSLDSGLYFDRQTELFDQGYTQTLEPRLFYLYVPEKDQRDIPIFDTGEIGFSYASLWRDNRFSGKDRIGDANQLSFGLTNRWIQENGIERQRVSIGQALYFSDRKVQLRGIDYRNRATEQSSVSPLALQYQLRFNQDWRLNAELNWDTDQRTTRSGSIAWRYQSAEDPRKIVNLAYRYRKDRLRFDRESGVWTFNPDFGTPGTDSYIANYYKTDQHDVSFMWPVGNNWSLIGRWLRDYGRNQTVDAFGGFEYESCCWKFRVINRYWIDYDETSLNPRQNDQPDRGIFLQVVFKGLGNMTGSNVETLLTDGIPGYRERDNNAF, from the coding sequence ATGGCCTATCGTTCACCACCTTTCGCGCTGCGCTTTCCCCTTCTGCTGGCTGGCAGTGTCCTGCTGGCCCAACCCATGACCACTCTGGCTCAGCAGGTTGACTGTCGTGCCAGCGCGGATGGTCAGGGCTGGGATTGTTCGCCACACACAGCAACCAGCCCTCTGCCACCGCGTCCACAGCGACCAACGGCGGCTCCGCAGGACGCTGCGCCAACTGCAACCGAAACAGCCAATACCCGTCAACCGGCTACACCGGCTGCAGCGGATACCGCCTACCGTCACCTTGACTGGGTCTCGCGGGAAGAGCTCAGCCCCGATATGCAAGCGCGCATCGCGCCCTATTGCGGAGGCACTTATGTTGAACCTCCGCGCAGCGGGCGCGATGATACCACTGCCCCCGACCAGTTGACGGTGTTCGCCGAAGCGGATACCGGCCAGTTCGCGCAGTCACAGGACGTCGGCGAACTAACGGGTAACGTCCTGCTGAATCGCGGCCAGCTGCAGGCCGAATCACAGCAAGCCAGTTTTGATCGCACCAGTAACCGAATAACGCTCAGTGAAGAGGTTCGCCTCCGTGATCGTGGCATGTTGTTGCTGGCCGACCGGGCCGAACTGGAAACAGACACCGGGGCGACCCGTGTCGAAGGTGCTGAATATGTTCTGCATGCTCAGCATGCGCGTGGGACAGCGGCCCGAATTGACCGTCGTGAAGACGCTGTCATTCTGTTGAATGACGCGACCTACACCACCTGCGAACCCGGCAACAATGCCTGGGCGCTGCACGGCAAGGAAGTTGAACTCAATCAGGAAGAAGGTTGGGGGCAAGCCCGCAACGTGACCCTTCGGGTCAAGGACTTTCCGGTCTTTTACACACCCTACATCCGTTTCCCGATTGATGACCGTCGACAGAGCGGTTTCCTGGTCCCGTCCATTTCGGCCAGCAGCAACTCGGGCAGCGAGCTCACTGTTCCTTACTATTTCAACCTGGCACCCAATTACGATGCCACCTTGTACCCGCAGCTGCTCAGTGATCGCGGCTTGTTGATGGAAGGCGAGTTTCGTTATCTGACCGGACGCAGCGAAGGGCAATTTGCTGCAGCGGCGCTGGATGATCGGGAAAAAGAACGCAAGGAACAGTCCAAATACCGCTCCGAGCGCTGGATGTACAGCTGGCAGCACCAGACGGACATTACGCCAAGGTTGCTTGCCTCGGTTGATTACACCGACATCAGTGACCCCTACTACTTTCAGGATCTGTCGACCAATACCGGCATCAATACCGGCAGCTTTCTCGACCAGCGCGGCAACCTGAGCTGGCGTGGAAACAACTTTATTGCCGGGCTGAACCTGCACGCCTATGAAAGAGCCACAGTCACGGATATCACACCCTATGACCGTTTGCCTCAGGTCACGCTGGACGGGGCTGTTCCGGGAATGCCTTTTGGGCTGAAAGCCAGCTACGGCAGCGAGTACGTCAGATTTGAACGCAACCTGATGAGCGGCTTTTTTACCGACCGGGATGGCAACACTGGAACCCCGGATCAACGCTGGTATGACGACCGGTTAACCGGCCTTACCCGCGCTGAAGGTGAGCGGGTACACATTGAGCCGGCAATCAGCCTGCCCCTCAGAGCCGAGTGGGGGTATGTCACGCCCAGCGTCAAGTTTGCCTATACCCGCTATGATCTCTCGCTCGACGGTCAGGGCCGCAGCACCTTGTTGCCCGATGAGCGCTATCAATCATCCCAGGACCGCAGCATACCGATTTTCAGCCTGGACAGCGGACTCTACTTTGACCGGCAAACGGAACTTTTCGATCAGGGATATACCCAAACACTGGAACCGCGTTTGTTTTATTTGTACGTACCTGAAAAAGATCAGCGGGATATTCCAATTTTCGACACCGGCGAGATTGGCTTCAGTTATGCGTCCCTGTGGCGTGACAACCGTTTTTCCGGCAAGGACCGGATCGGCGATGCCAACCAGCTTTCATTTGGCCTGACCAACCGCTGGATTCAGGAAAACGGGATTGAGCGACAGCGAGTGAGTATCGGCCAGGCGCTTTACTTCAGTGATCGCAAGGTACAGCTCAGGGGTATCGATTATCGCAACCGGGCAACCGAGCAATCATCCGTGTCGCCGCTCGCGCTGCAATACCAGTTGCGTTTCAATCAGGATTGGCGTCTGAATGCTGAACTTAACTGGGATACTGACCAGCGCACTACGCGTTCCGGCAGTATCGCCTGGCGATATCAGTCAGCCGAGGACCCGCGGAAGATTGTCAACCTCGCCTATCGTTATCGCAAAGACCGCTTGCGCTTTGACCGCGAAAGCGGCGTATGGACGTTCAATCCGGACTTCGGCACACCAGGTACCGATAGCTACATTGCCAATTACTATAAAACCGACCAGCATGACGTTTCCTTCATGTGGCCGGTTGGCAACAACTGGAGCCTGATCGGCCGCTGGTTGCGGGACTATGGTCGCAATCAGACGGTGGATGCCTTTGGTGGTTTTGAATATGAAAGCTGCTGCTGGAAGTTCCGGGTCATTAACCGCTACTGGATTGATTATGACGAAACCAGCTTGAATCCCAGGCAGAATGACCAGCCCGACCGCGGCATTTTCTTGCAGGTGGTGTTCAAGGGTCTGGGCAATATGACTGGCAGCAATGTTGAAACCCTGCTTACCGATGGTATCCCTGGCTACAGAGAGCGAGACAATAATGCCTTTTAA
- a CDS encoding aminoglycoside phosphotransferase family protein produces the protein MMDAREVQLRQWLPAAIAQAAPELGPLPAAEPILSAASADASARRYFRWQQGDFSLIIMDAPPEQEDSRPFVRIAELMTEASVRVPRIFVSDLQQGFLLLEDMGQRTFLEQIQAGIYDSWLEQLFSAAIDSLVRWQQASRPGVLPPYDSAVLQRELELFPDWYVARHLQCSFSEVDRADWAELCQLLLASINAETRVFVHRDYMARNLMVPASGEPAVLDFQDALYGPASYDATSLFADAFFSWPEPRRDAWMHSYWQRARAAGIELPGDYAVFQRQYRLMGVQRHLKVLGIFARISYRDGKPRYLDDAPRFLAYLQSACQAEPELAPLQRLLARLELTP, from the coding sequence ATGATGGATGCCAGAGAAGTGCAATTGCGTCAGTGGTTGCCCGCCGCCATTGCGCAGGCAGCGCCTGAGCTTGGGCCTTTGCCCGCTGCCGAGCCGATCCTGAGCGCGGCCAGTGCCGATGCCAGCGCGCGGCGATATTTTCGTTGGCAGCAGGGCGATTTCAGCCTGATTATCATGGACGCGCCGCCGGAACAGGAAGACAGTCGGCCTTTTGTGCGGATTGCCGAGCTGATGACAGAGGCGAGCGTGCGGGTGCCGCGGATTTTTGTCAGCGATTTGCAGCAGGGCTTTTTGCTGCTGGAGGATATGGGGCAACGAACCTTTCTGGAACAGATTCAGGCGGGTATCTACGACAGCTGGCTGGAGCAGTTGTTCAGTGCTGCCATTGACAGCCTTGTGCGCTGGCAACAAGCCAGCCGGCCGGGTGTTTTACCGCCCTATGATAGTGCCGTGTTGCAGCGCGAGCTGGAGCTTTTTCCGGACTGGTATGTGGCGAGGCATCTGCAATGCAGCTTTAGCGAGGTGGATCGTGCAGACTGGGCCGAGTTGTGTCAGCTGTTGCTCGCCAGCATCAATGCCGAGACTCGTGTTTTTGTACATCGTGATTACATGGCGCGCAACCTTATGGTGCCTGCCAGTGGCGAGCCGGCGGTGCTGGATTTTCAGGACGCGCTCTATGGCCCCGCCAGTTATGATGCTACCTCGCTATTTGCCGATGCTTTTTTCAGTTGGCCGGAGCCGCGGCGTGATGCCTGGATGCACAGTTACTGGCAACGTGCTCGTGCAGCAGGCATCGAACTGCCGGGCGACTATGCGGTTTTCCAGCGGCAATACCGCTTGATGGGCGTGCAGCGGCACCTGAAAGTACTGGGTATTTTTGCTCGCATAAGTTACCGCGATGGCAAGCCCCGTTATCTGGATGATGCCCCGCGTTTTCTGGCCTACTTGCAGAGCGCCTGCCAGGCCGAGCCTGAGTTGGCTCCCCTGCAACGCTTGCTTGCACGGCTGGAATTAACGCCATGA
- the murU gene encoding N-acetylmuramate alpha-1-phosphate uridylyltransferase MurU has product MKAMLLAAGKGERMRPLTLHTPKPLLLVAGKPLLQWHLEALARSGIRQVVINHAWLGEQIEAHFADGAALGVEIQWSRETEPLETGGGIFQALPLLGDQPFVLVNGDIWTDFDFAGLQLPANKLAHLVLIDNPAHHPQGDFVMRQGAVRNPAAEQTGLTYSGIAVIHPALLAGQTPGRFALAPLLRAAADKGQLSGEYFAGCWIDVGTPERLQQAANAAERMTCSGR; this is encoded by the coding sequence ATGAAAGCCATGCTGCTGGCGGCGGGCAAGGGCGAACGCATGCGGCCGCTGACCCTGCATACCCCCAAACCCTTGCTGCTGGTGGCTGGCAAGCCCTTGCTGCAGTGGCACCTGGAAGCACTGGCGCGGTCGGGTATCCGTCAGGTGGTCATCAATCATGCCTGGCTGGGTGAGCAGATCGAGGCACACTTTGCCGACGGTGCCGCACTGGGTGTCGAGATACAGTGGTCACGGGAAACAGAGCCACTGGAGACCGGTGGCGGCATCTTTCAGGCGCTGCCCTTGTTGGGCGATCAACCCTTTGTGCTGGTCAACGGCGATATCTGGACTGATTTCGACTTCGCCGGTCTGCAGTTGCCGGCCAACAAGCTGGCGCACCTGGTGTTGATCGACAATCCTGCTCATCACCCGCAGGGCGACTTTGTTATGCGGCAAGGGGCGGTCAGGAATCCCGCTGCAGAACAGACAGGCCTGACCTACAGTGGTATCGCGGTGATTCACCCGGCACTCCTGGCCGGTCAGACTCCTGGCCGGTTTGCCCTGGCCCCGCTGCTGCGTGCGGCAGCAGATAAGGGTCAGCTCAGCGGCGAGTACTTTGCCGGTTGCTGGATCGATGTGGGTACCCCGGAGCGTCTGCAACAGGCGGCCAACGCAGCGGAGCGGATGACATGCTCTGGCCGGTAA
- a CDS encoding TerB family tellurite resistance protein: MLWPVTLAGGLLGAAAAGIPGALLGAVLGHALDRHWRLRRWTDVPVRLRALGGRKLSFERVLFLCLGHMAKANGRVQAVHLQLARDLMQQYRLDETRRLQAMRWFNEGRDQARSLERLVARFARREPALAVELMDACWRMALASGSLASAQQQLLNQWGKKVGVGRGEQQRMHQKHRPHSQQQAPVAREDQLQRDARLLGVALADSPDSIRRAYRRQLSRHHPDKLSARGASATVQNNAGEQIRDIKAAYARIRQYRGF; encoded by the coding sequence ATGCTCTGGCCGGTAACCCTGGCCGGCGGTCTGCTGGGTGCCGCGGCTGCCGGTATACCCGGGGCTTTACTCGGTGCCGTGCTGGGGCATGCCCTGGACCGGCACTGGCGATTGCGTCGCTGGACTGATGTGCCGGTTCGGCTGCGCGCACTGGGCGGTCGGAAGCTGAGCTTTGAGCGCGTACTGTTTCTCTGTCTCGGGCATATGGCCAAGGCCAATGGCCGAGTGCAGGCCGTGCACCTGCAACTGGCGCGTGACCTGATGCAACAATACCGGCTGGACGAGACGCGTCGGCTGCAAGCCATGCGCTGGTTCAACGAGGGGCGCGACCAGGCACGTAGTCTGGAACGTCTGGTCGCACGCTTTGCTCGCCGCGAACCGGCTCTGGCAGTGGAGTTGATGGACGCCTGCTGGCGCATGGCACTGGCCAGCGGCAGCCTGGCCAGTGCTCAGCAGCAGTTGCTTAATCAATGGGGCAAGAAAGTCGGTGTTGGTCGCGGTGAACAACAGCGAATGCATCAAAAGCACCGCCCACACAGTCAGCAGCAGGCACCCGTCGCCCGGGAAGATCAACTGCAGCGCGATGCCCGTTTGCTTGGCGTGGCACTGGCGGATAGCCCGGACTCAATTCGGCGTGCCTATCGTCGCCAACTCAGTCGCCATCATCCGGACAAACTGAGTGCCCGTGGTGCCAGCGCCACTGTGCAGAACAATGCCGGCGAACAGATTCGTGATATCAAGGCGGCCTATGCGCGTATCCGCCAGTATCGCGGATTTTGA
- a CDS encoding DUF3530 family protein — protein sequence MRLRPCLLLFCTLSLLSGTFVHALAADTPPATEPSALSQRADLPSRSSRQEAALRRELDKEQFRQLEAGDDNFLGLFLPAARPAPLGGVLLVADRGEHADAPRLIAASRRHLSDAGWHTLSISLPDRLGNLDHLSDAEQEIARQAHAEQIRQRLRQAWLALQAEGAEQVALLGQGEAAWWVLRTAGQDSNDPALGKVVLLDPRPWPAGEPLHRLLEAWDRPLLEIHSRDEPDPEQLRRREREIRRLGRSHNYDQVQHPLLPGQSETSLNRRIEGWLRK from the coding sequence ATGCGCTTACGCCCTTGCCTGCTGTTATTCTGCACGCTTTCCCTGCTATCGGGCACATTCGTTCATGCGCTGGCGGCCGACACCCCGCCCGCCACAGAGCCTTCGGCTCTGAGTCAAAGAGCTGATCTGCCCAGTCGCAGCAGTCGACAAGAAGCAGCGTTGCGACGCGAACTGGACAAGGAACAATTCCGTCAGCTGGAAGCGGGTGATGACAACTTCCTCGGCCTTTTCCTGCCCGCTGCCCGACCCGCCCCCCTGGGTGGGGTTTTGCTGGTCGCTGACCGTGGCGAGCATGCCGATGCTCCGCGCCTGATTGCTGCCAGTCGTCGCCACTTGAGTGATGCCGGCTGGCATACGCTGTCGATCAGCTTGCCGGACAGACTGGGCAATCTGGATCATCTGAGCGATGCCGAACAGGAAATTGCCCGCCAGGCCCATGCCGAGCAAATTCGCCAGCGCCTGCGTCAGGCCTGGCTGGCATTGCAAGCTGAAGGTGCCGAACAGGTTGCCCTGCTAGGGCAGGGTGAAGCCGCCTGGTGGGTACTTCGAACCGCCGGACAGGACAGCAATGATCCAGCCCTCGGCAAGGTTGTTCTGCTTGATCCACGCCCATGGCCGGCGGGTGAACCCTTGCACCGCCTGCTGGAAGCCTGGGACAGGCCACTGCTGGAAATTCACAGCCGAGACGAACCCGACCCCGAGCAGCTGCGGCGACGGGAACGTGAAATCCGTCGACTTGGTCGTAGCCATAACTATGATCAGGTTCAGCATCCGCTGCTGCCGGGGCAGTCGGAAACGTCGTTGAATCGCCGCATAGAAGGCTGGCTGCGCAAATAA
- the rpe gene encoding ribulose-phosphate 3-epimerase, whose product MPDYAIAPSILSADFARLGEEVDRVLADGADIVHFDVMDNHYVPNLTIGPMVCSALRKYGITAPIDVHLMVKPVDRIIGDFLEAGASYITFHPEASEHVDRSLQLIKEGGAKAGLVFNPATSLDALKYVMDKVDMVLLMSVNPGFGGQKFIPATLDKLCEARALIDASGRDIRLEVDGGVNVQNIRAIAEAGADTFVAGSAIFNQPDYRAVIDAMRAELAQVKV is encoded by the coding sequence ATGCCTGATTACGCCATTGCCCCTTCGATTCTGTCGGCCGACTTTGCCCGCTTGGGTGAAGAGGTCGATCGTGTTCTTGCCGACGGTGCTGACATTGTTCATTTTGATGTCATGGACAACCACTACGTACCCAACCTGACCATTGGCCCGATGGTGTGCAGTGCCTTGCGCAAGTACGGCATCACTGCACCCATTGATGTGCATCTGATGGTCAAGCCGGTGGATCGCATCATTGGTGATTTTCTCGAAGCGGGTGCCAGCTATATCACTTTCCATCCGGAAGCCAGTGAGCATGTTGATCGTTCGCTGCAGCTGATCAAGGAAGGGGGCGCCAAAGCGGGTCTGGTGTTCAATCCGGCAACCTCGCTGGATGCCCTGAAGTACGTGATGGACAAGGTGGATATGGTGCTGCTGATGAGCGTCAACCCCGGTTTTGGCGGCCAGAAGTTTATTCCCGCTACCCTGGACAAGCTGTGTGAAGCGCGGGCGCTGATTGATGCCAGCGGGCGGGATATTCGTCTGGAAGTGGATGGCGGTGTGAATGTGCAGAATATTCGCGCCATTGCCGAAGCCGGTGCCGATACCTTTGTGGCCGGCTCGGCGATTTTCAATCAGCCGGATTATCGGGCGGTGATTGATGCCATGCGGGCTGAGTTGGCTCAGGTAAAAGTATAA
- the trpE gene encoding anthranilate synthase component I: protein MTEEEFNRLAGQDFNRIPLVREVLADLDTPLSTYLKLADGPYSYLLESVQGGEKWGRYSIIGLPARTVLKVYEHHVSVLMDGIETEQHECADPLAFVEEFKARYRVSDIPGLPRFNGGLVGYFGYDCVRYVEQRLAHCPNPDPLGNPDILLMVSDEVVVFDNLAGKLHAIVLADPAEAGAFAAANARLDQLLEQLRQPLAERKALSLDNPPDCELDYRASFTREDYERAVDTVKEYILAGDCMQVVPSQRMSIDFKAAPIDLYRALRSQNPTPYMYFFNFGDFHVVGSSPEVLVRVEDGEVTVRPIAGTRPRGATPEADLALEQDLLADAKELAEHLMLIDLGRNDVGRVAKVGQVEVTEKMVIERYSNVMHIVSNVKGQLLDELTPMDALRAILPAGTLSGAPKIRAMEIIDELEPVKRGVYGGAVGYWAWNGNMDTAIAIRTAVIKNGELHVQAGGGIVADSVPALEWEETINKRRAMFRAVALAEQSAV from the coding sequence ATGACTGAAGAAGAATTCAATCGCCTGGCTGGCCAGGACTTCAACCGCATACCGCTGGTGCGGGAAGTACTGGCTGACCTCGATACCCCGCTGTCTACTTATTTGAAACTGGCCGATGGCCCTTATTCCTACCTGCTGGAATCCGTGCAGGGTGGAGAGAAATGGGGGCGTTACTCTATTATCGGCTTGCCAGCCCGCACAGTATTGAAGGTGTATGAGCATCACGTCAGCGTACTGATGGATGGCATCGAAACCGAGCAGCACGAGTGTGCCGATCCGCTGGCTTTTGTCGAAGAATTCAAGGCACGTTATCGGGTCTCGGATATTCCCGGATTACCGCGCTTCAATGGTGGTCTTGTCGGCTATTTCGGCTATGACTGTGTGCGCTATGTCGAACAACGTCTGGCGCATTGCCCGAACCCGGATCCGCTGGGTAATCCGGATATCCTGTTGATGGTGTCGGATGAAGTGGTGGTCTTCGACAACCTGGCCGGCAAGTTGCACGCCATCGTGCTCGCTGATCCGGCTGAGGCGGGCGCTTTCGCCGCTGCCAATGCACGGCTGGACCAATTGCTTGAGCAACTCCGCCAGCCACTGGCTGAGCGCAAGGCATTGTCGCTGGATAATCCCCCGGACTGCGAGCTTGATTACCGTGCCAGTTTCACTCGCGAGGATTACGAGCGGGCAGTGGATACGGTGAAGGAATATATCCTTGCTGGCGACTGTATGCAGGTGGTGCCGTCGCAGCGTATGAGTATCGACTTCAAGGCTGCACCGATTGATCTGTATCGGGCTTTGCGCAGCCAGAACCCGACGCCCTACATGTATTTCTTCAACTTTGGCGACTTCCATGTCGTCGGTAGCTCGCCGGAAGTGCTGGTGCGGGTGGAGGACGGTGAAGTAACCGTACGCCCGATTGCCGGTACACGCCCGCGTGGCGCAACGCCCGAGGCTGACCTGGCGCTGGAACAGGATCTGTTGGCCGATGCCAAGGAGTTGGCCGAGCACCTGATGCTGATTGACCTGGGTCGCAACGATGTCGGTCGCGTGGCCAAGGTTGGCCAGGTCGAGGTGACCGAGAAAATGGTCATCGAGCGTTACTCCAACGTCATGCACATTGTATCCAACGTCAAAGGGCAACTGCTGGATGAGTTGACCCCGATGGATGCGCTGCGCGCCATTCTGCCCGCCGGCACCCTGTCCGGCGCACCGAAGATTCGCGCGATGGAAATCATTGATGAGCTGGAGCCGGTCAAGCGTGGCGTCTATGGTGGTGCCGTCGGCTACTGGGCGTGGAACGGCAATATGGATACAGCCATTGCAATCCGGACGGCGGTCATCAAGAACGGCGAGCTGCATGTGCAGGCCGGTGGTGGCATTGTCGCGGATTCGGTGCCGGCATTGGAATGGGAAGAAACCATCAACAAGCGCCGTGCCATGTTCCGGGCGGTGGCTCTGGCTGAACAGTCGGCGGTTTAA
- a CDS encoding TVP38/TMEM64 family protein: MPGAVKRLILAVVVLLAMALLWRYLIDIGWISAEKLKDLLLQASAWQQSIWLLPALIVLYVVSLSIMFPLTLLVVATGFLFDPLWAILYASIGSLASSAVSYFIGHYLGREAIDQHGNGRIKRVGAFMQSNTAYSMIVINLLPIAPFTMTNMLAGAFNMRFLPYMIGSAIGLIPGLVAVILLGGQLGRILLASESEQVWQALAVAAVVIVALAVIIYLTNRRVHLDE, translated from the coding sequence ATGCCAGGCGCAGTAAAACGGCTGATCCTTGCCGTGGTGGTGCTCCTGGCCATGGCTTTGCTCTGGCGCTACTTGATCGATATCGGTTGGATCAGCGCTGAAAAGCTGAAGGACTTGCTCTTGCAGGCCTCCGCCTGGCAGCAAAGCATCTGGCTGTTACCGGCACTGATTGTGTTGTATGTGGTGTCACTCAGCATCATGTTTCCGCTCACGCTACTGGTCGTTGCTACCGGTTTTCTGTTCGATCCGCTCTGGGCGATTCTGTATGCCAGCATCGGGTCCCTGGCTTCGTCGGCAGTGAGTTATTTTATCGGGCATTACCTGGGGCGTGAAGCGATCGACCAGCATGGTAACGGCAGGATAAAAAGGGTAGGTGCCTTTATGCAGAGCAATACGGCCTACAGCATGATTGTGATCAATCTGCTCCCCATCGCTCCCTTTACCATGACCAACATGTTGGCGGGTGCCTTCAACATGCGTTTTTTGCCCTACATGATTGGCTCGGCTATCGGTCTGATTCCCGGGCTGGTCGCGGTGATTCTGCTGGGTGGTCAGTTGGGCAGGATTTTGCTGGCAAGTGAGTCAGAGCAAGTCTGGCAGGCTCTGGCTGTTGCGGCTGTGGTGATCGTTGCCCTGGCCGTCATCATTTATCTGACCAACAGGCGGGTTCACCTGGACGAGTAG